A stretch of DNA from Micromonospora sp. WMMD1155:
GCGAGACCCGCTACTTCGTCTACACCAAGTGGGAGAGCGAGGAGGCGTACCAGGCGTGGGCCGCCGGCCCCTCTCGCGCCGCCCACGCCAGCGCCCCCGGCGAGAAGCCGCGCCCCCCGGTCGCCACCGGAGCCAGCCTGCTGGAGTTCGAGGTGGCGCTGCACGTCCCCCGACCCTGACCGGCCGCT
This window harbors:
- a CDS encoding antibiotic biosynthesis monooxygenase produces the protein MAVVKINAIEVPPGGGAELEKRFAARAGTVEDSPGFLGFELLRPVAGETRYFVYTKWESEEAYQAWAAGPSRAAHASAPGEKPRPPVATGASLLEFEVALHVPRP